The DNA sequence TACGTTTTGTAGGGTTTACGGATGTTGCAATGTGACAACTACATGCCGCCGGATCGGTACAATCCAATAGTGGAGGGGCATTTACGGGACACCAGCTTTTATCATGTTTCGCATATTGGAGTTGTCCAATGTCAGTCGGCATTGGTTAATGCTTTGATCGAGAGATGGCGCCTTAAGACTCACACATTCCATTTTCCAATTAGTGAGTGTGTCGTGACGTTGGAGGACGTGGCATTAATTCTTGGTCTTCCGACGAATGGTCTGCCAGTTACAGGACCGACATTCAGTAGTTATGAGGCATTAGAGGGTGAATACTTGGATCATTTTGGTGTTACACCTAAGAAGGCAGACTGTAGGTGAAGTTTTATCAAGTTGACATGGTTTCGAGGTTTGAAAGATCGTTTAGTGTTGGTTGATGATATTTAGATTCAGGGGTACGTGAAGTGCCACATAATGTTATTATTTGAGACCGTCGTGTTTGGAGATAAGTCTGGGGCAGGGGTGCACTGGAAGTTTCTGCCTTTACTCCGTAACTTTGGCGGGATCTTACAGTTCAGTTGGGGATCGGCATGTCTGGCACACCTGTGTAGAGCATTGTGTAGGGCAACTTGTGTCGACTGTAAGGAGATTGATGGTTCGCTGACACTGTTGTTTACCTGGGCTTGGATCCGTCTACCATTCATTGCGCCGATTCCTGGGTCACTGGTTGAACCGATTGACCCAGttctatgtaaataaaaaacaatCCATAGTAAAAAATTTCACTAACATTTTAAATATATCTAGCTATTCAAAAACAATATGAAATAGGAACAATaagtattttgttaattttatcgAGTTTGACCGGTTTTAATCGGTTCACTCCGAATTGGATCAGTTCGCACCGATTCGTTGTCTTGTGCAGTCTCATCATCGAACCAGACCGGTCTAGGATCCGGTTCATCAATTTTTGGTCAATTTGGCCGGTCTGGTCCGGTTCATCATTTTTTCGATCTAACTTGCCGGTCTAAATTGGTTCATCAGTTTTTCGGTTGAATCAGCTTGTCCGATCCGATTTTAGTAACAATGATGAAAAATACTAAATTTCTCAGCATACATGTTTACTTGATAATTAAACATTAAACAATTACTAATTATATGCTATATTTGGCCTATTTACCGTTGTCTTAAATATTTGTCCTAAACTCAAAACCTATGCACAAATCATACTTTAACAAATcttaatttaaaatgataatGTACCTGCATTTACATATTGAGGAAACTCCGATGTATGCATGGCCTCCAAATCCAATGACCGCATGAAAGTCGGCTCCTCAAACGGCTGTTAGTTTGCTAGTGCATTTGCCACATCCGCCACATCTACCACCATAGCATCGTCAGCATGATCTTCGTCTACACCTGTATGAACGACCTCGCAGTTACTTTCAAACTCTTCTTCACTATCACTGTTGTAATCTTCCAACTCAATATCTCGGTTCGCTGTAGATTGCTCGAACTCAATATACAGTTTGATGAACGATATTCGGGACCGACTTTCAAGATACACTGAAAATATTTCTTACATGCTTGCTTCATCGGTCACGTATTTCGTTTGAAATTGAACGAACCCACCAAACACAGATATAGGATATCTGTACAGAATACACTCCACTCTCCTAGATATTTGAGAATCCATCTTCTCACAAATGACACCTTTTAATTCTTCAAATGACAGTGTGAAtggaataataatatctaaCGAATTTTCACACACAAATTTTACTCCTTCTGATGTTTGCAATAAAATTTGACCATAATAATACACCTTTAATCTTACTCTATCATCCATAATaatagagaagaagagaaagactGAGACAGGCTGCAGCAATTTGGAGAACgggagaggaggaagaagatgaagtggATGCTCAGTCTGGGTTtgggaatatatatatatatacatcagAAATCGGACTGTCCGACCGCTTTCTTGGTCATTCGAAATTTTTTGAACGTAAAAATCGGACTGTCCGATTTGGAAACAAcccaccaaaaaaaaattaaactcccACAAATCATTGGGTCCGACTTAGGTTGCTTTCAGATTTTTGGTCCAGAAGCCTTGAAATCGGTAGGTCCGATTTCTTTGGCCCAAATCAAATTCATCATCCGTGCAAGAAATTGTTGGGTCAGATTTCTTTGCACCCAGCCATCCTTGAACCATAAATcagacggtccgatttgtgtccCCTTTTCCCTGCAAGAAATCAGACTGTTCGATTTCTCTCCATCACCTAACAGCCGTCACAGCAGTGTAAATCCCCCCACGATCCATAACTCGGCGTAACACCAAAGTGTGTGTCATACGCAAAAAAATTAGCCTCTCATTTCTTGTATCTTTCTCTCTGAATTTATTATAACACATATGGTCTCGCtataatgaattttttttcactaaattcaattaaattaatctagacataaaaattttgtatttttatttataaaattatattttttgttttaaagttTTTGTGTTAAttataagaaaaacaaaaaaaagttacatgatttttttgtttattcttttttttatgtgatttttttattcttcatagaaaataaaataaaaaaaattaagagagtataaaataagaagaactataaaatcaaaaagaaggagaaggaagagttatttgagaagaacataaaatataaccaaaattttttaaccgcaatgcataaatttttttaattttgatattagaatattttaactttaacataaaaaaatctttaactgaaatttctcaaaattttagaattaagGAAGTAGTTTCTTAACAAAATTTCTTTGgcttcttcttattcttttttttattttattgtttttaaatttttttgttatatatattttttatttctttctttttctgttcttgCTTTTTGTTGAGACAGAGAAAAATAGAAtctaaaaaaagataattattcTAGAAAAATAATGAcgtaataaaataataattaaataagaaTCTGATGTTATCCAACGTTACAAGATAATGTCGGATACAGCACAACGGTCACGCCATCAAGTCATGAAATCGCCAAATCATGATATTAAGAATATGATATAAAGGCAATAAATACTGAAAAAATGGTAATAAGAATCCGATGTTATCCGACATTACAAGATAATGTCGAATACAACACAACGGTCACGCCATTAAGTTATGAAATCGCCAAATCATGAtattaaaaatatgatataaaggcAATAAATACTGAAAAATAGTAATTTTGAAATACAAGgataaaagaaaagagaattcAACAAGTAAACTTTAAATA is a window from the Arachis stenosperma cultivar V10309 chromosome 3, arast.V10309.gnm1.PFL2, whole genome shotgun sequence genome containing:
- the LOC130968286 gene encoding protein MAIN-LIKE 2-like, whose product is MPKRMRVKDVNRLELYIINYPDHSNYGLRMLQCDNYMPPDRYNPIVEGHLRDTSFYHVSHIGVVQCQSALVNALIERWRLKTHTFHFPISECVVTLEDVALILGLPTNGLPVTGPTFSSYEALEGEYLDHFGVTPKKADCR